The sequence GATATGATAGCTTGGATTAAGAAAAATATTCCTCCTGAGATGCGCTCAGGTGTTGATTATAGTTTTGTTAGTTATTATGAAGATGATAATGAAGGTTATCAACCAGATTGGCAGAGTGTTTTTAATCAGCTACAGAATCTGTTTCCAAATTCAAATGTCGGTATGGGTGAATGCGGCAATACAGCGGATAATGCGACCGAAAACAGTAAAATTGCGATGGCAAAGAGGTATTATACCATGCCTAAATATACCAAACATTATGTTGGTGGCTATTTCTGGTGGGAATGGGTACAAGATTGTGTGCCCCATGACAATAATCCCATTTATGATGCCATTAACAAGAGTTTGAAAAAGTAATAGTTTTAGAAAAGAGCGGCCTTGGTTCTTTTGTATCTCCCAAGAAGACCTTTGTTATAAAAGATCCGAAAACCATTGAGAGACAAATGAAAGCAGTAAAAAAATTAATGTTTTCTGGCTTTTTCACCATTTTCCGTTATAATAAAGTTATCAAAAATATGAGAATATGAGGTATTCTTATGAATAATACAATAGATTTATCAAAACCAGTTGCACAAACGATCAAAGAACATCCCGAAGTCAAGGATATTCTGGTGGAACTGGGCTTTAAACCTTTGGCAAATCCTGCCATGCTCAATACAGTCGGTAAAGTAACAACCTTGTTGGCTGGCTCAAAAATGACACGAATTCCTTTGGAAAAAATTAAACAAACTTTGGAATTTAATGGCTATGAAGTGATTGGAGACGAATGATGGCAGATGAAAGAATTGAAGTCTTAAAAGACATTTTATTGGATCTTCATCACGGTGCTAGTGAAGAGTCTGTTCAAGAGCGTTTTAATCAGCATTTCAAGGGCGTTTCCGCTATTGAGATTTCCATGATGGAACATGAGCTCATGAATGCTGATACGGGCATTACCTTTGAAGATGTTATGGGACTTTGCAATGTTCATGCCAAACTTTTTAAAGGTGCTATTGCCGATGTTGATGTGCCAGATGCTGAGCAAGAAGGGCATCCTGTCAAGGTTTTCAAGGATGAGAATTTAGCTTTACGCGCAGCTATCATGCGTATCCGTCGTATTATTGAAAATTATGCCAAACCCGAAAACGAGGACTTTCATCAGGAAATTCTGAAGGGGCTTAAGCATCAATTTGATTTACTGGGACAATTTCATCATCATTATACCCGCAAGGAAAAACTCTTTTTCCCAATCATGGAGCGCTATGGGCACGATTCACCACCTAAGGTTATGTGGGGTGTTGATGATGATATTCGTGATCTTTTTAAAGATGCCAAAGCGGCTTTAGCTAAATTGCCTGATGGCTCTATTGAAGAACTTTCTCAAAAACTTGAAGCCTTTGCCAAGGAATTTGAAGAGATGATTTTCAAGGAAGAAGCTATTCTCCTCATGATTCTCTTGGAATCTTTCACTCAGGACGATTGGCTGCAGATTGCTAGCGAGAGTGACGCTTACGGTTATGCCATTCTCAAGCCGACTGAAAAATGGATTCCTCACCGTGAGTCTTTTGAACAATCAGCTGGCGCAGACACTTCTGACAATCAACTGGCTGACGCTCTAAATCAAGTGCAAGATGACAATTCACCTGAGGGGACCAATACAAAAATCATCAACACACCAGAAGGTCAATTTACTATCACTTTTAAACCGAAAGAAAAGAAGAAGCGGTAGACCGTAGGACTCAACAGCCCTTTGGCAATGGTTATCTATCTGTTGATCAGGCTAATCTCATTCTCAATCATCTGCCCCTAGAAATTACCTTTGTCAATAAAGATGATATTTTCCAATATTA comes from Streptococcus troglodytae and encodes:
- a CDS encoding DUF1858 domain-containing protein produces the protein MNNTIDLSKPVAQTIKEHPEVKDILVELGFKPLANPAMLNTVGKVTTLLAGSKMTRIPLEKIKQTLEFNGYEVIGDE